GCGCTTGCTGTCGGATGAAATACCGCTGGACAAGTGCATTTGGGCACCGGGCGGGGGAATTACACAGATTCGCATACATAACTTGTTCCGCGTGCTGCTGTACCACATACTGCCCGCCATCCTTATCGATGGAGTTTTTCGCCTGATGGGACAGAAGCCATTGTAAGTGGCCTCCTACTTTAGTGGCGCATCAATCCACTCACGTAATGAAGcacgattgttttcttttctttcccacGCTTTGCtattctattgttttgttgtttcgcgcTTGTTAAAACATTCAGCCTGGCAAAATTGCAGCGCAAAATTTATACCGCTAACGTGGCACTGGAGTACTTCATTCTGAACAACTGGGACTTTAAGAACGGCAACTTTATACGCTTGGCATCAGAAATCAAGCCCGAAGACAAGTAAGTGCACTGAGTTGTTCGACATGCGCGACACCGGCTGTCTTTTCCAAATGGTGCATTTTGTTCACCATGCTTTACTTTCTACTATCTAGTAAGGACTTCTACTATCGCGATTTCATCGAGTTCGATGTCACGCTGTACTTCCGGAATTGCATACTGGGAGCCCGGCGGTACCTACTGAAGGAGAAGGACGAAAACATCCCGAAGGCGCTCGTGCACTTGCGACGAATGAAGTTGCTAGATAAGGTGTGCAAAACGATCATCATAGTGACGTTCTTCTACATCATATTAATCCAGTTCGACCTGCTCGGTATGATATTGCATCTGACCGGTTACACGTCATCGTACACAGCCGAGCTAGGATGCAAATGATTTAAGTCAGTTTAAAGGTAACACGTTGTTTACGGGACGACCAAAAATGTAGACATATTTTGCGTTGCTGTGTGTCTTATTTGTACAATTGGAAGGAATATTAAATGTGTGAAGGAATACAAAATAGTTTGCTGGTTCATTATGTATGCAATGTATCAAATTTATTAAGGCATCTCATGGTAGTGTTAAGGTTGCACCCGTTTGATTGGATTTCCGAGGGTTCTCTAGTATGCTCCAAAAGCTACGCTAAATACGGTAACCCTGATAATCACAAATCACTCAATGATAAGTATAGTAAATATTCAGATTCTTCGCGGTGCACAAGTAGGAATGTGAGTCTTCGATTGGAgagaaaacgtaaaaaaaggagaaaaggAATTCGATCGAACGATGCGAACGAGCCATTCCAGCATCGGAACCGATGGAATATTGTCTAATACAACGACGAAAAGCACTTCTATGCACCACTACGCATAtaacggcaacaacggtacTCACCGCACCGACCCTGCACTGCATCACTGGCTACCGCGCTACAGATCGGTTACCGGTCCGGTAAGTAACGAAACGTAAGTGGTGTTGTCCCTCGGTAAAGCTGGACTCTGACCGCTAGTCGGACCAGTAGACGGAGGAAGCATGACGAATGTCATCGTGTCTTGGTTGGTAGCAGCCAAACTATTACTCGGCATTGACGAGTTGTAATTGTTCGCCACCTGGCTAAGACCAATCCGGTCTATTTCACATTGGGGCGTGCTAACGAGGTGCATCAGTGTTGCCGTATGTTCCTCGTACTTTGGCTGAACGTGGATTGGTGTTTGCAATTGGTGGTGGCGCAAGGGAATTTTGCCACCATCACTCGGATCCTGACTCGGGTCGGTTGGCATATCTTCGCGTACCGTCACCACACTGCTACGCAATGGAAGTGGATTTTGGTAGATGGTACTCCCGTTATTTACCATCTCGTAACTCATTGGTGGTCTGAATTCGTGCGCGGTATTACAAAAGGCATGATGGCCGGGGGCCGGACTCAACGATGATACCTTGTGGTGAAACTGTGGTGGCAAGTGATCTTCCCGCCTGATGCTATTAAcgttgccgccaccaccactaaTACTACCACCGATGACTGGGTGACCGTCGTCGATCGGATTCTCCGGCTCGGTGGGCAAATCATCGCGCACCGTCAACCCAACGCTACGCAATGGAAGTGGATTAAGATGGGCGCTACCTCCGTTGTGTACTATCTCGTATACCATTGGTCGGCTGAGTTCGTGCACGGCATGACGGCCCGGTGCCGGACTCAAGGATGTTAGCTGCTGAATTGCGATGGTATCTGCTGATCTGCGGAATTGTGGTTGGAAGTGATCTTCCCGTCGGACGCTGTTACCGTtccctccaccgccaccgttgactggttgatttttttgtcCGAAGTTGGTACTAGTACAGTTAGTGATACTGTTGAGTGTGGCCGCAGCATGGGCCAATAGTTGGTTTTGGAGGTAGGTCGTTTGGTAGTTTAGGCCCGTCACTTCGGAACGTGCGTTGTCCAAGCCTGTCTTAAGGATCTCCACGTCGGCGCACAATGATTGAAAGCCTCGCTTCAGGTCCTCCACGTCACGAGCGAGACGCTTTAGAGTTTCGTTTTGTGTCCATGAACGTTCCTCCATTATGGTTCGCATCTGAGCCATTAGCGCCTCTTCGCGGACGCGCGAATTTTCCCGAATTTCGCGTACCATATCCGATACGACGCCTGGGCTGTACGAGCGGTGGAATGTACTCTGTGCCGTGTGCACCGAAGGTGAGGGGCTGTTTGCTCCCAGACTGTGGAAGCGCGGGGCCGTAGGTAGACTGTTACTGCTGCTGACAGCACTCCGTGGGCGGCTTAGTGATTCATTATCGCCTGCGgggaagaaagcaaaaccaatGTAAACACACTAACCACTAGCAACCGACGCTGACCACCGAAACATACGCATTTTCTCGCTAATGGTGCGATTGATCGATTCCGTCGAGTCTTTGATGGCCTTAATGATCGCTGACAGTGTGGAACAATTCATCGAACTATCATCCCCAACGAGATAAGGTCCATCGGTTGCGCCGTAACTGTTGCGTGCATAAGTGCCGGCAGCGGACACTGCGCCCGCTGCTAGcatatttttgtgttctgcATAGCTGCTTGCTTTGTTGGTGTTCGCGTCCCGGGATTCGTGCAGAGTTAGCTGCACCAAATCTTCGATGGTGAAATGCAGCGATGGATTCTCGATCGAATCTTGCACGGACCTGCCGCTGCTAGCTGTCCTATGGGATTCGCTGTCAGACGAGTGAATGGATATGGACTTTTCTTAGATGTGACATTTTTTTTAGATATGCAACTATCGCGATTGACTTACCGTTTACCTGTCGAGTGGGTGTTTGCATAGACAGTGTCTGTCTGGCGTTCTTCGTTTTTTCTGCCATCAGCTCTTGCAGAACGGTGCCTTGTCCACGAGTTTCCCGTGCGAATTGCAGTATATTGGCGAGTTCGTCTTGGAAGGCTGTAATTTTCGAATGCCGGATCACCCGAATCATACTGAGTAGTTATATCGGTTTTTTTCGTTAGGTCCTGCGAGAATGGTGGCATTGGCATGGCATCAACATTCATATACATGCGTGACGTTGCCGCAGAGCATTCACTGATCTCTTTCGTTGATTCAACTGACTCCTCGATTGGCCCAACTATTTCTTCTGAACGCGTGATGGCATCTGCACCTGCAGGAAGAGAACTCAGTGAACACCTTGTAAACTGGATTCCTAAAATTGCTTGAAGCAAATCAATGGATGGCGTCTTTTGTTTTCGGTAACTAACGAAACGAATCGCGTACACGCATATACTTATTGTAAGGACAAGTACGTAAACGGCCTGCGTTTAGCGATTTTCAACCACGATATTTAAAGCGCGTTAACgcaaaaggaaaattaatatttaccATTACTAATGCTACCATCCGGTGATATATCCGTTTCAGAAGATGTAACGTTATTCATATTATTCctaaaacataaaatagtaTTAGTAACGCACTCGGTATCAGTAGTTAACATGGTTGAATCATTCAAAGAAGTGCTACATTaatagaaacaataaaaatatgcgAATATGGAGAACCTAAAACATTAGGTTGGGAAAATAAGAAGGCTAAAAGCAGCTCGAAGCAGAAGCTTTGTTATTCGAACGTTTCCCTAAGTGTAGCCGAAACATCGTTTAGTGAGGCATGGGCTCAAAGCTCGCAGAAAACAATGTAACACGACAAGGCACGCAAGCAATTGACTATTCTCTTTGGCTGGTTgtgtaaacataattttccctTCAACTTCGTCGTACAGCGATTAAGCGAAAGCTACGATCGCAATGGTTTTCATTCCAATGTTTGCTATTTCGAGACCGTCGAGGGGTTGTCGAGGCGTTCCGGACTGAATGCTAACTTTCTTCTATACTTCCATTGTTCGCGCGATGCTTTTGAAGGTTAGAAAAATTGACTCATTTGTGGCGAGGCAGCCATATTCTCTAAGattttaaacacaaaaaggTTATAGGTTTTGGTCATGGGTGCTAAATAGTAACCCCAACCATTCAAAGCAAAGCACCGGAAGTACACGTCGAGTCCGGTTACACGATACATAAAAGGTGCATTATGAACAGTAACATTGTTGCCATTCTGTTACCCTAGCAACACAATAAGATGACGCCATGTTGATTTGAAGCATTAAATTGGAATGCCGCTATAGTGAAACTTGCTTTCCCCTTCACAGGTTCTCGAATTTTCGGGCCATGGTTGGTTGTGGCCATTGGCAGGGCGTAGAACTGCACAGTAAATTCATTTGAGAACACAATGAAAACCAGCGAATTGATTTTCGATTAAACGATTTGACCAGACTGCATTTACACCAGTTCTATTTTGTGTTCATGTAACGAAATCTAAGCCCTGTGGTGGGACTGCCTAGCCGGAATCAAATTAGGTGAACTATTATAGACTTACCGAACGTAGAATACGCAAGTAAAAATTACGTTTTACTGAGCAAGCTATAGCTTACAGCACCACACAACCACTTACGGCGAAAGTTGACCTACAATTGGCAAGGAGTGGGTGTAtatgtttaaaacaaaactgacgTTTCATGCCATTCGCCAACAGATCGTAAGAAAAAGTGAGAGGCAGATTTTGCTGTCTTCTCTTACTCACACACTGGGCTGTAGATGTAGCGTAACCTCGTAACCTGCTTCACGGAGCAAAGATGAATATTGaatataaaattaaatgaatatTTTTGATGCAGGGACAAATTCCGTTATTTTTTTCACAACCAAATACTTCTGAAATTCTActtcaaatttaaattccattccattccaatttGTCCCATGTTGCAAAGCGATATGCCGCTCCCGACCTGCTTTCTACAGCGATGACACTCGCACTAGGTGTTTTTGTGGACTCGCTCCATATGACGTTCATATGATTGCTTGTTGTTAACTGCTTTGCCACAAACTTGGCGCGCAGTCTTCGGTTTGCCGAATCATGCGTGAGATGAGCGTTGAGGTTACGAGAATATTCAGAACTTTTACCGCACAGATCACACTTAAATTCATTGCTACAGTGTTTCTGTCTCACTGTAAGACTCTTTGTATAGCGTGTAGAGATGCGTGTGGATTTAAGGCATTAACCAAGGACGAATAATTACACTTAAATTATTACAAGGACTTATTACATAGACTAGAAAAACCACTACCTCTTTGGCTTAAATGAGGAGAGGTAATCTGACGCTACCGATGCTGGAAGTTTTTCGACAAGCACAAAACATTTCCGAACGATTGGCATATTCTCGATGACTGGTACACGTTGAACGAGCGGCAAGGGTTCGCTAGTGCTGTCGCTAGTATCGCTAACAGCCAGTGGATCAGAGGGTTCTACCTCCATAATGTCATCGTCGCTAATATCGCTAACGGCTAGATGTTCCATTGAATCAGAGCGTTCTAGCTGCACCATGTCGTCGTCACTAGTATCGCTAACGACTAGATGTTCCATTGAATCAGAGCGTTCTAGCTGCACCATGTCGTCATCACTAGTATCGCTAACGGCTAGATGTTCCAGTGAATCAGACCGTTCTAGCATCACCATGTCATCGTTAACCGGCCTCTTGGGTGTCTCTGGCGGACTCTTCATCGTTTTCAGATTGGTGTAAATACTTTTGGTGGTCAGATTGGTGTAAATAACAGGAAACtgatttggtttcaacaggaaaCTAGTCTGCAGTCGTTGAAATCTAAGATTCAAGTAAGCCAGCTAAGGGATACACCAACCTGACAGAAATCCTGTTGCAACAGGACAGAGTGAGACACACATTTTATTGTCCTCTGACATTTACGCACTCGGCTGTAGCTGTAGCGTAACCTTGTCGACATTTGTGTTTCGTCCCGTTTAGGAGAAGTAAAAAACCATGTGGATGCTAATAAATTGAGGATGTTATTTTACAGAGTTTCTGTTTCACGTCTCTAGTGTTTCTGTGCGACTGCACATGACCTACGGGCGAATGATAGGGGACCCAGCGATGCAGCCAACCGGCGATCAATGCTCGATCAGCGGCTGCCACCGTGCCAAACAGGATTGTACCACGGTCTATGCCTACTTCGTAAGTAAGTATGTAAGTGAGTAAGTAAATAAGTAGGTCACTTTTGGGACACTGGTTGCcaaacgggggggggggcgaacGGCAACAGAAAACTCGTTCGTCCTGTCGTATggggggaaaacattgagacaaCTCGTGTATTTGAAAACTAATCGAAcactactcaattgaggtttttttgtatcacaagcatgcaaattaattttaactaaattattacttgtaatacAAACagaaattcatcataaaactattttaattctcgcatcaaaactcaatgtatcttgaacttgcaaatataaacacaaataaactgTCAAACACAAAAATTTCACCCCAACCACCCAACCACgaactatacgaaccttggcCAAATATCCTGTGCGTCACAACAGTAGAgttgtgatttttttcatcttttacGTCGGCGTAGTGCTCCATAGAAACTCATATAGTCTATCTCCACATCCAATGCTGCATTTGTCCTCGGCCGTCGTCGAACCGGGGGACTCAAACAAGACGTGCTCCGGCGACTACACAGTACGCCTCACAGCTCGCACATTGCGGCGACGGAGCTCTCGCTACTCGGTGGAGCTGCTCCCGGAAGTACCCATGCCCCCAGTCAGGAACTGAGTTACGGAGGGGTTGATAACGCcatgcttccggtgcagccagcATTCGACCGCCATCATAAAGTGCTTTGAAGGCTGTTTTGAAGAGCTTTGaggattgaaaaaaaacgcttGTACAAGTGTATCATATCTGATGGGGATTTCTTTAACCAATGGGGACAAAGTAGatatttttaacacaaaatttaagcaatataaaaaaaaacacaaagacCCCGATAGTTTTTGAACGGCCCTGGTACAGTAGGCTGCGCGGACGCTATTTTGATTAGTGATGACAATACCATAATGTGGATTAGTCGAATCGTTTCAGCTTTGATCCGCTCGGTGATGTAATAGCACTGTCTTACGTAGCAACATTATGgatatgatgatgatattgTGGTACACTTTGAAATGTTTATGACCGTACGGTGCATGTAGAACGCCGTTGTGATTGctgtgtttctgtttctttggTTAATTCCTATCGTCAGCGTATCATTGTGCCGGCGTTGCCGGATTACTATTTGATGGTTGCCAATAAATTCGAGGACTGTGGTGAGTTGTGGGCGcgcaaaataattaaatttacgtTACGTACTTTGTACCATGAAGACGATGACGAGAAAACTTTAAAGATGAAAACACAAATCACCATTATATGGAGGGCGGCGCGGAAAACGGCGCACGTGATgggtcgggttcgggtccggAACCAAGAAGGGTCCGATCCGGGAAACCTAGCCCTAAACCTGCATTTGTCTGCCACCAAGCTGCGGCGTTCGGTGCGGTTTGTTAAATGGCTCAGCCCAAAAACCCGCGAGGTAGACTGGGGTTACATAATCAATATTGACATAATTTCactaatttaattaaacctgCCGATTGCCTGCCTGAAACCCTGAAGACTCGCTCGCTAGCCAGTGGCCAGTTTCGACTCGACTCGCTCGAGCCGCCAGTAGTAGTCGCGTCGCCGGATCGTTCCGTCGTACACTGGTGTTCCGGTAATCCGACGCTCGAGAGCGCAGTACCACACAAGAACACCTGCACGGAGTGTGTTTCGGGTTGTGTGCCCGACTGTGGCCAAGTAACATCCCGTTAACATTAATCAACATTGAAGTCACGTGGTGCGGtttggaaggaaggaagaaaccGAGTCCAACCGCTGATCCGACAGAAGGGGATCGCCCAGGGCAATCGGAGATGCGCCCAGTGCGGTAGTGCATCATACGGTCAAACCAgccatcgccagccagctcgtGTGGAACTAGCGAACTATCAACCGTTCGTTCCGGATCTCGCGATGTAACTGCATCCTGGTGTCCCAGtgtggccagtgtgtgtggccaGGCTCCCCCTTATCGACCGGGATATCCAGGACATCCAGCAACGGTTCCTGCCAGTTTTAGTGCCAGCAGCTTGAAGAGCAAGGGCAACGAGTACGACCGCGAATATGCGAAAAGCGACGGAATCGCGCGAAAATCTGGTAAACTCGTCCGCATCGCTGGAGGATGGCGTTGCGGAACCGGGCGGGGAGCAGCCCGGTGCGGCCCGGTCTTTGAAGAGTGCCACGTCCGAGTTCGATCTGGATATCCAGGACATAGTGCTGACCAAAACCGAGAAACGGTTTTTACTTAGCGCCGAGCGCGGCGATTGTGCAACGGTGCGAAGGTAAGCGGTAAGCCCGGGGGCGTTCCGGGGCGTTCCTCCAAACCTCCAACCTCAAACGTTGGTTGCGACCGATTCACCCAGCAACCAGCACTCACCAATCAACCGGTCACGGACGTCGCACCGTTTGCGAATcgttttgtcgtcgtcgtgccgatGTTGTATTCAATTAGGCTTCTGCAAGGACGAGTGCAGGAACCGGTACAGGAGCGAATCCGTACAAGTTCGACGCGTTCTActagccttttttttttttttttttttgttggtgttggcgCGCACTTGCACACTTGTGAGGGGCACACCAGTTATGTGACTGTTGCCTCGCCCGTGCACGCCCGTAGCGCCGCCCGTAGCATTAACGTCAGCTAAGGACGAACGATCGACCGGCGAAGGCTTAGTATAACCGCATTCCGCCGAGGGCACTGCTGGCCGGACAGCAAAACCTTGAACAATGTTCCCACAGCCCAGCTCACCCCACCCCACGCTCACATCGATTgcacatttttgtttgtttgtttgttttttattgccGCCATTGCCATCAGAATCATCCAGGAAAACAAGGACCACCCGGAGGAGTTCGACATCAACTGTGTGGACCCGCTGAACCGTTCCGCCCTGATCGCTGCCATCGAAAACGAGAACATCGAGCTCATCAATCTGTTGCTGCGGGAAGGCATCAAAGTCAAGGTACGGTCAAAGGGATGGCGTTGGGGTACGTGtgcagggggggggggggggggggggggggaccggGGTGGGGGGTCGGCATAGCTGGTCGGTCTGGactgggtgggtgggtggctggagCTTAATCCCTTGCACTGCTACGGATTGTCGTTCGGCGAATTAAGCGAAAGCCACACAAGCCTGGCCGGGGGTTGGCTTGTGGATGTACAAACCGGagtcgcggcggcggtgtgcggGGTTGAAACTAGAGCACGGCTATGGCTCTATTGCACCGGCCACGTACCGCGACGGCCATTTGCGCACGGTGAGATTCACTTGATTCGCGATGATCAAAATCCAATCAAAACctgataaaaaacaaaaccgggaatattgttccgttttccgaccTGAACACAGGTACTGGGACCTGGGACCTGGGACAGTTTCAGGGCCTTGCCGTGGACTCCAGCTCCAGAGGGCGGGAGAGTTGGGGAGTTGGGGAATTGGGTGCTGGTTTGCTGTTACCTACCGGAACCGGCGTGTGCTACCTGTGTGTGGCTGCCGGGGCATTAATATCCGTTTCCGTCCGCTTTATGCCGTGCCACTGAAACTAGGATGCGCTGCTGCACGCCATCAAGGAGGAGTACGTCGAGGCGGTCGAAACGCTGCTACTGTGGGAGGAGGAGAACCATATCCCGGGTGATCCCTATGTAAGGTTTTGCCAGATGTAGACCCGCGCCGAGGCATGCCGAACAGGCGATGGCCTCCGATTAGCGACGACGACCCCGCTTACTCCTTCTCCTTccccctgtctctctctctcggcagAGTTGGGAGGCCGTGgatcggtcgtcgtcgtccttcacCGCCGACATTACGCCCCTGATACTGGCGGCCCACAAGAATAACTATGAAATCCTGAAAATCCTGCTCGACCGCGGCGCAACGCTACCGATGCCCCACGACGTGCGGTAAGTGGcttgggtgggtgggtgctgTCGAACGAACGGTTTAtctgctcacacacacacacagctccgTTGATTATGCCGACGCATGCGGCACTGCCCTGCCCGGGTTTGACCGTTTTACCCCCCGCtctttccgaccgaccgacggcttTTGCAGGTGCGGCTGTGACGAGTGTGTTACCTCGAGCGACCAGGACTCCCTGCGCCACTCGCAGTCACGCATCAACGCGTACAAGGCGCTCTCGTCGAGCTCGCTGATCGCGCTCAGCTCGAAGGACCCCATCTCGACCGCCTTCCACCTGTCCTGGGAGCTCCGCCGGCTGAGCCGCATGGAGACCGAGTTCCGAGCGGAGTACACGGTACGTGTTCCGAGTTCATCCCACGAGGTTTTTGGTAATCGgatgtttcttcttctgttctgttttttttgtccactCCTGctgccgtgtcgtgccgtgcgtCACAGCAAATGCGGGCCACGGTGCAGGAGTTTGCGACCGCTTTGCTCGATCACGCCCGCACCTCGAACGAGCTCGAGATCATGCTCAACTACAGCCCCGGGGCAGTCGACAACTGGGAGCCGGGCGAACGGCAGACGCTCGAACGGCTGAAGCTGGCCCTCAACCACAAGCAGAAACTGGTAGGCCTCGGCCAGAGCATCGGCacatccggctccggcatcCGGCCGATTAACGATTTTCCGCACGGTTCCAATTGCAGTTCGTGGCGCACCCGAAcgtccagcagctgctggcggcgaTCTGGTACGAGGGGCTGCCGGGCTTCCGGCGCAAGAGCATCGTCGGCCAGATCATGCAGGTGGCGAAACTGGGCACCATGTTCCCGGTGTACAGTATGATCTACATGATCGCCCCGAACTCCACCATGGGGCTGTTCATGAAGAAACCGTTCGTCAAGTTCATCGTCCACTCGGCCAGCTACGCCTTCTTTCTCAGTACGTATATACGTCGCTCTTTGGCCTACTCCTTTGGTCTACTAACCCACCCCCACCCTCTGCAGTGCTGCTGGGGGGCGCGTCGCAGCGCGTGGAGTACCTGGCGATCGAATGGTTCGGACCGGACTGGGCGCAGGACATTCTGGCGGAGTGGAAGCGCAAGGAGCGCGGCTCGCTGCCCGGGATGTTCGAGTGTTTGGTGATACTCTACATCATAAGTACGGCACCCGCCCAGCCCGTTACTCCCCCTCATACCCACTGTTCGTTTCTTgacttttatttcatttctccCAAACCCCGGTAGGTTTGATTTGGCACGAGATGAAGTCACTCTGGAACGATGGGCTAGTGGAGTACGTGTCCGACCTGTGGAACATTGTGGACTTCATCTCGAACACGTTCTACATCGTGTGGATGAGCCTGCGGTTCACCTCCTGGTACACGGTGTGGGTAGGTAGCCGCGACTCTGATGGAGCGTTGgctctggcggcggcggcttgctAATGGcctgttgttgtgtttcgtttcgtcagCGTGACGCCCGAGCGGGCCTCAATCCGTGGTACCCGCGGGAGCAGTGGGACCCGTTCGATCCGATGCTCCTGTCGGAGGGTTCGTTCGCGGCCGGCATGATCTTCTCCTTCCTCAAGCTGGTGCACATCTTCTCGATCAACCCGCACCTCGGGCCACTGCAGGTGTCGCTCGGGCGCATGATCATCGACATCATCAAGTTCTTCTTCATCTACACGCTCGTGCTGTTCGCGTTCGGGTGCGGCCTCAACCAGCTGCTCTGGTACTACGCGGTGCTGGAGAAGAACAAGTGCTACCACCTGCCGAGCGGGCTGCCGGACTTTGACAACAACGAGAAGGCGTGCGGCATCTGGCGGCGGTTCGCGAACCTGTTCGAAACGTCACAGTCCCTGTTCTGGGCCTCGTTCGGCCTGGTCGACCTGATGGCGTTCGAGCTGAGTGGCATCAAGAGCTTCACGCGCTTCTGGGCGCTGCTCATGTTCGGGTCGTACAGTGTGATCAACATTATCGTGCTGCTCAACATGCTGATTGCGATGATGAGCAACTCGTACCAGATCATCTCGGTAAGGTCCACACGGACGGAttgtctcgctctcgctctcgggctTACCACTCAGAGCACACCACTGTACTCCGCACAGGAACGGTCCGACTCGGAGTGGAAGTTTGCCCGGTCGCGGCTCTGGATGAGCTACTTCGAGGACGGTGACACGCTGCCGCCCCCGTTCAATCTGTTTCCATCGATCAAAAACTTCACCAAACTATGCAAATGCTCCGACGACAAGCGCTCCACGACGAGCATAATC
This window of the Anopheles cruzii chromosome X, idAnoCruzAS_RS32_06, whole genome shotgun sequence genome carries:
- the LOC128268518 gene encoding transient receptor potential protein isoform X4, encoding MRKATESRENLVNSSASLEDGVAEPGGEQPGAARSLKSATSEFDLDIQDIVLTKTEKRFLLSAERGDCATVRRIIQENKDHPEEFDINCVDPLNRSALIAAIENENIELINLLLREGIKVKDALLHAIKEEYVEAVETLLLWEEENHIPGDPYSWEAVDRSSSSFTADITPLILAAHKNNYEILKILLDRGATLPMPHDVRCGCDECVTSSDQDSLRHSQSRINAYKALSSSSLIALSSKDPISTAFHLSWELRRLSRMETEFRAEYTQMRATVQEFATALLDHARTSNELEIMLNYSPGAVDNWEPGERQTLERLKLALNHKQKLFVAHPNVQQLLAAIWYEGLPGFRRKSIVGQIMQVAKLGTMFPVYSMIYMIAPNSTMGLFMKKPFVKFIVHSASYAFFLMLLGGASQRVEYLAIEWFGPDWAQDILAEWKRKERGSLPGMFECLVILYIISLIWHEMKSLWNDGLVEYVSDLWNIVDFISNTFYIVWMSLRFTSWYTVWRDARAGLNPWYPREQWDPFDPMLLSEGSFAAGMIFSFLKLVHIFSINPHLGPLQVSLGRMIIDIIKFFFIYTLVLFAFGCGLNQLLWYYAVLEKNKCYHLPSGLPDFDNNEKACGIWRRFANLFETSQSLFWASFGLVDLMAFELSGIKSFTRFWALLMFGSYSVINIIVLLNMLIAMMSNSYQIISERSDSEWKFARSRLWMSYFEDGDTLPPPFNLFPSIKNFTKLCKCSDDKRSTTSIIRNREKAQRRHENVMKLLVRRYVTAEQRKRDDFGITEDDVMEIRQDISTLRYELIDILHQNGMRTPNLKPNDNAIAGKKGRVMERRILKDFQIGFVEGILQDTFSAPGEKPADVFSTIAKAIGNKASTKKKKPEDWNALVRRSTVARDPIGNSTEAIMRRSRQSLRKQILDNSEMGLDMDTDHLVAYNPKLSEVTPVTRVAYVKFMTTKLKKDVADVAAATADEAAEVAAAAATAAAFENERRQSWKRSSLKKLVDMKDKINNLSQEPGDEEARSGAPASPEEATAATATSTGEELETVDEVRTSSSESAPTAVSAVDRPKVRVRSPIIEDPNEEREDTPSSFSPPPLPPPLGGDPIPERPVSPIPPNSPPLPRHAAAGPENGGDDPEPEPEPEPEPEVPAVPEVRVTATTTAGAEVALSPTGSTRSVKPPSPRSPSPAKEANRVKSPERATLSPDAGEPTPAPSPTNRGKSKSTGRNLGGWL
- the LOC128268518 gene encoding transient receptor potential protein isoform X3, with translation MRKATESRENLVNSSASLEDGVAEPGGEQPGAARSLKSATSEFDLDIQDIVLTKTEKRFLLSAERGDCATVRRIIQENKDHPEEFDINCVDPLNRSALIAAIENENIELINLLLREGIKVKDALLHAIKEEYVEAVETLLLWEEENHIPGDPYSWEAVDRSSSSFTADITPLILAAHKNNYEILKILLDRGATLPMPHDVRCGCDECVTSSDQDSLRHSQSRINAYKALSSSSLIALSSKDPISTAFHLSWELRRLSRMETEFRAEYTQMRATVQEFATALLDHARTSNELEIMLNYSPGAVDNWEPGERQTLERLKLALNHKQKLFVAHPNVQQLLAAIWYEGLPGFRRKSIVGQIMQVAKLGTMFPVYSMIYMIAPNSTMGLFMKKPFVKFIVHSASYAFFLMLLGGASQRVEYLAIEWFGPDWAQDILAEWKRKERGSLPGMFECLVILYIISLIWHEMKSLWNDGLVEYVSDLWNIVDFISNTFYIVWMSLRFTSWYTVWRDARAGLNPWYPREQWDPFDPMLLSEGSFAAGMIFSFLKLVHIFSINPHLGPLQVSLGRMIIDIIKFFFIYTLVLFAFGCGLNQLLWYYAVLEKNKCYHLPSGLPDFDNNEKACGIWRRFANLFETSQSLFWASFGLVDLMAFELSGIKSFTRFWALLMFGSYSVINIIVLLNMLIAMMSNSYQIISERSDSEWKFARSRLWMSYFEDGDTLPPPFNLFPSIKNFTKLCKWQQQQQHFHTAVGQKRNREKAQRRHENVMKLLVRRYVTAEQRKRDDFGITEDDVMEIRQDISTLRYELIDILHQNGMRTPNLKPNDNAIAGKKGRVMERRILKDFQIGFVEGILQDTFSAPGEKPADVFSTIAKAIGNKASTKKKKPEDWNALVRRSTVARDPIGNSTEAIMRRSRQSLRKQILDNSEMGLDMDTDHLVAYNPKLSEVTPVTRVAYVKFMTTKLKKDVADVAAATADEAAEVAAAAATAAAFENERRQSWKRSSLKKLVDMKDKINNLSQEPGDEEARSGAPASPEEATAATATSTGEELETVDEVRTSSSESAPTAVSAVDRPKVRVRSPIIEDPNEEREDTPSSFSPPPLPPPLGGDPIPERPVSPIPPNSPPLPRHAAAGPENGGDDPEPEPEPEPEPEVPAVPEVRVTATTTAGAEVALSPTGSTRSVKPPSPRSPSPAKEANRVKSPERATLSPDAGEPTPAPSPTNRGKSKSTGRNLGGWL